The Gadus macrocephalus chromosome 3, ASM3116895v1 DNA segment GTTTTCGTTTCAATTCAAATGAGTTGTGAGCTGGCACTTGGCCCTATCTCCTGGCTGCACCGGACACTTGGTTGGTCTGGGAAAACACGCATGAGCCCTGATGATACGAGCAGCATTAGAGGggcaaaacaacaaaacaaagaacaacTAAACCAAACCACAAACTCAATCAGCACCTACAGTAGCCCAAACTAAGTCGAAAAATCAGTGTGGCCAAACAACAGCAAGCCTCTTACTGAGGACAGAAGAGCAAAGGAAAGGAGATGGCCAGTCACTGGAATACTGTACTTGAATGAGGTCTGCCTGCGCCTACTGAAATATATTTACAGAAGCCGCAGAacaataatctctctctctctctctgtgtagatGTTGGGCTGTGTCGTGGTTCTGCTGGGAGCCATCCTAAGTGCTGGTGAGTGTCTCCCActcactctgtgtctctctctggcccactctctatatctatctccatccatctctctgtctctgtgtctctctctcgctctttcactgtctgtctgtgtatgtgtttcttgctctctctcacccgTTCGTATGTTTTTTGTTAACGTCGAAGCCCCCTCACCTCTTTGACATTTGACCGGATCTTTTTCTCCCAGAATGCTTTGCTAGAAATGACCTCCATGAGCGTCTGGCTCACGGCCGGCAGCTGAAGATCTTCCTCCCTAAGACCTCAGAGCGACTGGAGTTCATCCCTGCAGGCCAGTCTGTGGCCAGCGACGTCTATTGGGAGAAGGGCCAGCACAGGTACCAGTACTGTCTGACTAGAGTAATACAACTACAGGAAGTGTACTTGTATCAGCAATGTATGACTGGAGTATTGCTACAGTTTCAGTACTGGTACCAGTACCATATTTATAAAGTATTGCTACAGTATCAGTACTGGTACCAGTACCGTATTAATAAAGAATTGCTACAGTATCAATACTGGTACCAGTACCGTATTACTACAGTTGTGgtagcattaataataacaacttatctaattcacttcaactagctataagcaAAGAGGAATCGAAgagtccaggtcaagtatagatggagagtttattgccacccgcaaacgagagacaacaaagccgaatggtaTCCGTGAATACACACTACTGAATGAATCCCGGCCAGCTCCTTATATCGCCAAttcttacacaatacaaagttggactttcatcaaatattgatgtgcatagaatttcccatcagggtcatactgtgtggatgtcagcatacTCTTATGTCTTCTgaatcccaatgtgaccttagaacatatattatccttatacaaacagagatgatgcacacgtgtgaatgtaagcatggtcttcagagagtacataaaaaatgggagtagactggactcTCTTGCTGGTGCCACATGGCAAATCAGATGGGAATGAACTGGATTTACTCACTGGTGTCACATGGCACATAACATCTAggctaaaggtgatcagctcttttccaccattaaagtatatatatatatgatatgtaggcctaataataatcatagtttaacatagaatgtgaggttaatttctaccacacagtAACAGTACTGGTACCAGTACCGTATTACTAGAgtattatgccgcttttccaccgcacatgtagctcgactcgacacgactcgacacgacacgactcgacacgactcgacacggtagcagcacgggtccttttccaccgcaaatagtacctcctggacgtgggcggggtcggcagcgcgaaagggccgtgacgtatttatGTACGCGacacaaacaacacctacgcaacccacacatggacagaacccacataacaacaatggaggacatcgatgcgttgatattcgtgttcgtattattagctggcatgttgaagaagttgaagaagtggaatatgttggctgcggcgctgctatggctgttaccagcatggttgtcatgtcgctctcgtgacttcgtcgcactctctggccaatcagtggccggccgtctgccgacgtcaccttttagcatcggctcagctcgcttggaacctagagcgaggcggtactagaaaaagcagccacttcaggtaccagataccatgttttcgcggtggaaacgcaaaaaatgcgagctgagtcgagtcgagtcgtgtcgagctggtaccatgcagtggaaaagcagCATTACTATAGTAACAGTACTGGTACCAGTACCCTATTACTAGAGTATTGCTACAGTATCAGTACTGTAACTGCTACCCGTCCAGTATGACTAGAGCCGTACAATAGTCGCATGCTTGTGTCTCCCCGCAGGCCGAAAAGAGGGAGTGTTTTTACGACGGGAAGTGACCGCCGCTGGACTCTGGATAAGGTCAGCACGTTACGTCATTATCTAATCGTCATTATTCATAGATACTGTGTTACTAATGAGTGTAATGTGATGTGTAGGTGACGTACGCGGACGAGGGAACGTACATCCAGAAAGACTTCTGGCAAAAGGAGGTGTCCAGTGTTAAAGTAGCCGTAACACGTACGTGTCATTGGTTATTACCTAACCAACTCAACTAGTTAATTGCTCGTTCACtacgtctgtctctgtctattcCAGCTAGCCTGCTCGTATTAACTAGTTCACTCAACTAGTCCACATCCTCTCAGTCTTTTCAATCTGGCTTGCTGGTATTTACTCGTTAAATCAACTAGTCCACTACCTCCCAGTCTATTTTGGCTAGCCTGCTAGTATTAACAAGTTAAACATGAACTGTCTAAGTTTTCCCATGAGCAACTTCCAGGGGCTTGATGTGTAGCttaaactttgaaaaaaaagtttgtctCCCTTTACCTCTCTGActttctacctgtctgtctctctctgcctgtctgtgagCAGCAAGACACGTCTTTACGAAGTGTGTTGCTGGGGAggatctctctgtgtctctggagGGCATCGAGCTGAGTGACGCCACCCTCCGCTTCTCTGGAGAAAACATCAACATCACCCTGGTAACGCTACAGGGGTTACCCTGGTAACgctttgttggggggggggggggagcatggAGAGATATGATGGATGGAAAGAGAGTTGGATGGAGGGATTAGAGATGGATGGAAAGGgttggatggagggatgagtgatggattgtgatggaaaaagactcaagactcacctgttcacctcgactctgcatagccaccctcccccttctggccaccattgtacattgtattgtattgtgttgtattgtattatagtactttaactgtgtagcaactgcagtagctgctatcatggctgtaacacggggaattggttagccgattgttgtacttgcacttggttctatgaacatccttactgtaccgacagcgatatattgatgcacttcttatgacaaatgtacttattgtaagtcgctttggataaaaagcgtctgctaaatgccctaaatgtaaatgcaaatgtaaatgATGGATCGATACATAGATCGATGTCTGGACAGATAGTTATAGCTGAAAGTCGAGGGGCCAGATCCGAAGGAAGCTgaacactcgtgtgtgtgtgtgtgtgtgtgtgtgtgtgtgtgtgtgtgtgtgtgtgtgtgtgtgtgtgtgtgtgtgtgtgtgtaggtgcgggATGGGGGCCCCGGTGGGGCTGGGACCACATGGACTACCACGACCGGGGTGCGACCGCAGCACACCAGGATTGACATCCGGGAGGTGAACACCACCGACGTGGGCCACTACACCCTGGTAGACCCGCCGGGACCCGCGTGGTGTCCATCGTACGCATGGAACTCACGGGTACGACTCCtgatagatctatagagctatatctatatatataccaCTCTGAAGAGacacatagatatatatgtactgtatatatatatatgtacatatacagtatatatattatatacaactatatatagatgcatagatataggtatatatagagctatatttatatagatacaTACCACTCTGTGTACATGCTCACACAGCTGAGCCTAATAATGTAAAAAATCCTGAGCCTTAAAtaacccctcacacacacagtctatatCTGGTgtcacacattctctctctccgctctgtctgtctgtctgtctgtctgtctgtctgtctgtctgtctgtctgtctgtctgtctgtctgtctgtctgtctgtctgtctgtctgtctgtcctgtctgtctgtctgtctgtctgtctgtctgtctgtctgtctgtctgtctgtctgtctgtctgtctgtctgtctgtctgtctgtctgtctgtctgtctgtctgtctgtctgtctgtctgtctgtctgtctgtctgtctgtctgtctgtctgtctgtctgtctgtctgtctgtctgtctgtgtcccctCTCTTCTGTGCCCACTATATATcctagtaggcctactctctctctctctcctctctctctctctctctctcttctctctctctctctctctctctctctctctctctctctctctctctctctctctctctctctctctctctctctctctctctctctctctctctctctctctctctctctctcttttaaaaTAACTTAACGAAGGTCACCAGATGCTAATGCTACCGCTATGCTATGCTAAGATCAGGAGTGGGTCCTGGAGGGGCGGATGCCAATgctaatgctgtgtgtgtgtgtgtgtgtgtgtgtgtgtgtgtgtgtgtgtgtgtgtgtgtgtgtgtgtgtgtgtgtgtgtgtgtgtgtgtgtgtgtgtgtgtgtgtgtgtgtgtgtgtgtggggggggctccAGACCACCATGACTCCAGCGGGGGAACCCCCTCCTGGCCCTCCTGCTGCTCATGGGCATCCCAGCtggcatctgctgctgctgcaggaagAAGATCTTCAAGAAGAAAGGCTCCCCCGCCacctacacctccaccaccctacaGGTACCCCCCCTATTTAGTTAAATTCGGCATGTATTAATTAAGCGAGTAATCAACCCCTCCTCTCTGTTTCCAGACGACCCCGGTGGGGCAGTACTCCCCTGCGGGAGGTCCAGCCGGCCCACCTCCCTCCTATCAACCTGGTCCTGGGGAGCCCAcggtgagtccccccccccgatcCCGTGAGTACAGGAACAACCAGAACCACTCAGGAACCGCTCAATAAGTGATAACatttctgtctgtgtttacAGGTGTTTTACCATGGGCCCAATacggtatgcacacacacacacacacacacacacacacacacacacacacacacacacacacacacacacacacacacacacacacacacacacacacacacacacacacacacacacacacacacacacaaacacaaacgttttacatgtgtgtgtgcggtgtgtggatgtgtgtttgtgtgtgtgtgtgtgtgaacagggtCCGGCGGTACAACCCCCTCCAGCTGGGGGACAGTGGAACGGCCCGCAGCCTTCTCCGGTACGTGTAGCTGACCGTCTAGCAGCAGTATGCTACAACAGAACCAATGCTAACCCACTAGCAGCAGTATATGCTACAACCGAACCAATGCTAACCCACTATTAGCAGTATATGCTACAACAGAACCAATGCTAACCCACTAGCAGCAGTATATGCTACAACAGAACCAATGCTAACCCACTAGCAGCAGTATATGCTACAACAGAACCAATGCTAACCCACTAGCAGCAGTATATGCTACAACCGAACCAATGCTAACCCACTATTAGCAGTATATGCTACAACAGAACCAATGCTAACCCACTAGCAGCAGTATATGCTACAACAGAACCAATGCTAACCCACTAACAGCAGTATATGCTACAACAGAACCAATGCTAACCCACTAGCAGCAGTATATGCTACAACAGAACCAATGCTAACCCACTAGCAGCAGTATATGCTACAACAGAACCAATGCTAACCCACTAGCAGCAGTGTATGCCACAACAGAACCGATGCTAACCCACTAGCAGCAGTATATGCTACAACAGAACCATTGCTAAACCATTAGCAGCAGTATATGCTACAACAGAACCGATGCTAACCCACTAGCAGCAGTATATGCTACAACAGAACCAATGCTAACCCACTAGCAGCAGTATATGCTACAACATAACCAATGCTAACCCACTAGCATATGCTAAAATTGGTCTCAAATTGACCCCTTACACATTCAACATAGAGCTCTGATCTGCGGACTATTGTGCTGAGCTCAGTTTTGATCGGGCAAATAGCGGGCCGGCCTGGGTCGCTGGGACAGAGCCCTCCCCCAGAGGGATTGCTTGTGGTGCAGGGGAACCTTTCAGCGACACCGTGTTCCGGAGGTTGGGGTAGCCCACCAGGACTACTGGATGAGAGATCACCTGAGCTCACCTTTAACCTGACAACACAGGAGGGTGTTTGCTCGTGGCCACCGCAGCACGCTAACAGGAAGTGGACGTGCTGCTGCTCTTCTCACTCCTGCAGGGCTCCTACCCCCCCGTGAACCCCATGTACCCCCCTGTGGACCCGGGGtacccccccgctggcccgtccTACCCCCCCTCAGGCCCGGGGtacccccccgctggcccggggtacccccccgctggcccggtGTACCCCCCTGCCCAGCCCACGCAGTGGAACGTCCCGGCGCCTGGACCCTACCAGCCCGGCGCCGCCCCAATGGTACGTACCGCCtcacaccaccctcctcctccacccaaggGGAGCAGGGAGCCtcacaccaccctcctcctccacccaaggGGAGCAGGGAGCCtcacaccaccctcctcctccacccaaggGGAGCAGGGAGCCtcacaccaccctcctcctccacccaaggGGAGCAGGGAGCCtcacaccaccctcctcctccacccaaggGGAGCAGGGAGCCTCAcagcaccctcctcctccacccaaggGGAGCAGGGAGCCTCACACCACCCACCCTCCGTTTCTCTGGAGTGCGAACGGCGTTTCCAATCGTGCGACTGGCGCAAAACCAGGAGCTGCTTCGAATCGTGCTGTACTCTACTCCCGTGTTTTTTTCGCGTCCCAACTTCCTTCGGCTTCCACTCCCTCTGTTGATAGTGCGGTTACGTCTTAATACATGGGGAGTACTGAGTATCACAGCAGAAAGAGTCAGCGTTGCGTAGTGGGTAGCCTCATCCACGATGCGTTGTAAACAAAACACACTTCCGCTGTATCTTCCGAACTTCCGATACACTTCCGAGTACCTCCGGACTGTGTGTGATCACTGATCACGCCTGATGCGGCTTATGAACGACGTGGCGTGTGTAAGGGCCACTCCGGGTCATCTCCAGACCCGGCTCTCCGGAGATGACCCTGAGTGTGAGAGGCCAGTCAGTGAACACGTGTTTGCTCGAGGTTTGCGGGCTAAAAGACTGCTTGTCTCCAGGGCTACGCTCCAGCGATGTACTCCGCTCCACCGGGCGACGCCGCACTCTCTGCTCCCGCCAACGCCCCGCTGCTGGCTCCCCaggtaacgcacgcacacacacacacactcagtcactcactcacgcacgcacgcacgcacgtaagcacacacacacacacacacacacacactcactcactcactcactcactctctgagcCTTGCCCTGCCCCTCCAGGTTGAGGCTCCATCAGCACCAGTGCCTCCTAACCCCGCCCAACCCGGTGACTCCGCCTACAAGTTCGAGGTCGACACAGGAAAGAACAACTCCTCCAACTTCCTGTAACCCACCGACCACCACCTGGTGCACCACCTGGTCCCCCACCTGATGCCCAGTGGTCCCACCCTGGTGCACCACCTGGTCCAACACATGGTACTCCAACCTGGTCCCCCACCTGATGCCCACTGGTCCCACCACCTGGTCCCACCACCTGGTCCCACCACCTGGTCCACCACCTGGTCCCACCACCTGGTCCACCACCTGGTCCACCACCTGGTCCCACCACCTGGTCCACCACCTGGTCCCACCACCTGGTCCACCACCTGGTCCACCACCTGGTCCCACCACCTGGTGCCACCACCTGGTCCCCCACCTGGTCCACCACCTGGTCCACCACCTGGTCCCCCACCTGGTCCCACCACCTGGTCCACCACCTGGTCCCCTCAACTGGTACCACCTCCTGGTCCACCACCTGGTCCACCACCTGGTCCACCACCTGGTCCACCACCTGGTCCCACCACCTGGTCCACCACCTGGTCCACCACCTGGTCCCACCACCTGGTGCCACCACCTGGTCCCCCACCTGGTCCCACCACCTGGTCCACCACCTGGTCCCCTCAACTGGTACCACCTCCTGGTCCACCACCTGGTCCCCCACCTGGTCCCACCACCTGGTCCACCACCTGGTCCCCTCAACTGGTACCACCTCCTGGTCCACCACCTGGTCCACCACCTGGTCCACCACCTGGTGCCACCACCTGGTCCTCTCAAATGGTACCACCTCCTGATACCCCCACCTTGTCCACTACCTTGTGCCCACTAGTCCAACCACCTAGTCCCCACACCTGGTCTCCCCACCTGGTGCCACCTAGTCCC contains these protein-coding regions:
- the wu:fc21g02 gene encoding wu:fc21g02: MNGKSAFEMLGCVVVLLGAILSAECFARNDLHERLAHGRQLKIFLPKTSERLEFIPAGQSVASDVYWEKGQHRPKRGSVFTTGSDRRWTLDKVTYADEGTYIQKDFWQKEVSSVKVAVTPRHVFTKCVAGEDLSVSLEGIELSDATLRFSGENINITLVRDGGPGGAGTTWTTTTGVRPQHTRIDIREVNTTDVGHYTLVDPPGPAWCPSYAWNSRTTMTPAGEPPPGPPAAHGHPSWHLLLLQEEDLQEERLPRHLHLHHPTDDPGGAVLPCGRSSRPTSLLSTWSWGAHGVLPWAQYGSGGTTPSSWGTVERPAAFSGLLPPREPHVPPCGPGVPPRWPVLPPLRPGVPPRWPGVPPRWPGVPPCPAHAVERPGAWTLPARRRPNGLRSSDVLRSTGRRRTLCSRQRPAAGSPG
- the LOC132454564 gene encoding basic proline-rich protein-like isoform X1, whose protein sequence is MPTGPTTWSHHLVPPPGPPPGPTTWSTTWSTTWSHHLVHHLVPPPGPPPGPPPGPTTWCHHLVPHLVHHLVHHLVPHLVPPPGPPPGPLNWYHLLVHHLVHHLVHHLVHHLVPPPGPPPGPPPGPTTWCHHLVPHLVPPPGPPPGPLNWYHLLVHHLVPHLVPPPGPPPGPLNWYHLLVHYLVPTSPTT
- the LOC132454564 gene encoding basic proline-rich protein-like isoform X3, encoding MPTGPTTWSHHLVPPPGPPPGPTTWSTTWSTTWSHHLVHHLVPPPGPPPGPPPGPTTWCHHLVPHLVHHLVHHLVPHLVPPPGPPPGPLNWYHLLVHHLVHHLVHHLVHHLVPPPGPPPGPPPGPTTWCHHLVPHLVPPPGPPPGPPPGPLNWYHLLVHYLVPTSPTT